A segment of the Streptomyces sp. NBC_00376 genome:
CGGGGAGCCAGGATGCCGTCGGGGTCGATGATCTGCTTGGTGCGCCACATCAGCTCGGTCGCCTTCGGACCCCACTCCAGCTCCAGGAACGGGGCGATGTTGCGGCCGGTGGCGTGCTCGGCCTTCAGGGAGCCGTCGAAGCGCTCCACCGTCAGCCGGCAGAAGTCTTCCATGAACGCGGCGTACCGGTCGACGTCGGACGGCTTCGCCGCGTCGAAGGCGAGCAGGAAGTGCAGGTTCCCGTGCGCTGCGTGGCCGGCGACGGCGGCGTCGAAGCCGTGCTGAGCCTGGAGCCCGAGCAACGCCTCGCAGGCCTCGGCCAGCCGGGAGGGCGGCACCGCGAAGTCCTCCGTGATCAGCGTCGTACCCGAGGGCCGGGAGCCGCCGACCGCGCTGACGAATGCCTTGCGGGCCTTCCAGTAACCGGAGATGACCTTGGCTTCGCGGGTGAACGCATTGGTCACCGAGGGGACGGGCGCGACCAGGTCGAGTTCCTCGACGACGGCCGCCGCCGCCCGCTCGTACGCCTCCTGGCCGGGCTCGTCCGGAGCGCGGAACTCCACCAGCAGTGCCGTGGTCGCCTTGGGCAGTTCGGCCCAGTCCGCCGGTACGCCCTTGACGCTCACCGAGGCACGCAGCGTATTGCCGTCCATCAGCTCGACGGCGATCGCGCCCGCCTCGTTGAAACGGGGCACGGCGGCGGCCGCCGCGGTGAGGGAAGGGAAGAACAGCAGGGCCGTGGAGATCCGGCGGTCCAGCGGCAGCGTGTCGAAGACGACCTCGGAGATGAAGCCGAAGGTGCCCTCGGAACCGACCATCAGGCCGCGCAGGATCTGGACCGGCGTCGAGCCGTCCAGGAAGGCGTCGAGCCGGTAGCCGTTGGTGTTCTTGATCTCGTACTTGGCCCGGATCCGGGCCGTGAGCTCCGCGTCCGCCTCGATCTCCGCCTTCAGGGCCAGCAGCCCTTCGCAGAGCCCCGGCTCGGCGCGGGCGAGGTCCTCGTCCGCGGCCGGGTCCGCCGTGTCGACGACGGTGCCGCTCGGCAGCACGAAGGTGAGTGAGGAGACCGTGCGGTACGAATTACGGGTCGTGCCCGCGGTCATTCCCGAGGCGTTGTTGGCGACGACTCCGCCGATCGTGCACGCGATCGCGCTGGCCGGGTCGGGGCCCAGCAGCCGGCCGTGCCGGGCGAGGGCGGCGTTGGCCCGCACGACCGTCGTACCCGGGCGGATGCGGGCCCGCGCTCCGTCGTCCAGCACCTCGATGCCCGCCCAGTGGTGGCGGACGTCGACCAGGATGTCCTCGCCCTGGGCCTGGCCGTTCAGGCTGGTGCCGGCGGCCCGGAAGACGACCTCGCGGCCCCTGCCGTGCGCGTACGACAGGATCGCCGAGACGTCGTCGATGTCCTGCGGGACCACCACGACCTGGGGGAGGAAACGGTAAGGACTGGCGTCGGAGGCGTACTTCACCAGGTCGGAGACCTTCCAGAGCACCTTCTCCGGCCCGAGCAGGGCGATCAGCTCGCCGCGCAGCGGTTCGGGCGTGCCCGGAGCCTGCCGGTCGGGGACCCGGTCCACGGAGGGCGTGCGCACCGCGTCGGGACGCAGTGCTTCCGGCTTCGGCTCCAGCAATGGCATGTCGAGGTCTCCTCGGCGGTTCGGTTCGGTACCACGGCGGCGGGCACGCCGCCCGGTGTCCAGGGGGTGTCCGTCAGCAACGGCGCTCCGGCATTCCGTTGACCAGAGCGGACAGCAGTCCGCCGAGCACCTCGCGCTGATCGGCGGTCAGTGGAGCCAGGATCTCCTCTGCGGCGGCCCGGCGCGCGTCACGCAGCGACCGGAGGGTGGCGAGTCCCTCCTCGGTGATCTCGATGCGGACCACCCGGCGGCTGTCCGGATCGGGGGCGCGGCGCACCCGTCCGCTCGCCTCCAGGCCGTCGACCAGGGTGGTCACGGCGCGCGGGACGACATCCAGGCGCTGTGCGAGATCGGCCATCCGGGGCGGGCCGTCGTAATGCGCGACGGTGCGCAGCAGCCGGAACTGCGCGGGCGTGATGCCGATCGGCTCCAGCTGGCGGCTCTGAATCCGCTGGAGCCTGCGGGTCACCCGCAGCAACTGCTCGGCGAGCACGCCGTCGGCGTCGGAGGAGTCCATGATGGGAACAATATCAGGACCTTGTTCATTGTGAGCATAGGTAACAATGAGCTATGCTCTCAAAAATCGGCTCGCCCGCGCCCTCGCCCGGTCCCCCGATCGAGCCCCGCCCGGGTCACAGCCGTCGCACGCCCGACGAAGGAGCCCATGAAACCCGACGTGATCAACTGGACACCCCCGCCGCGGGACGAGAGCCGTCCGCCCGCCGAGGTGCGCCGCATCCTGCGCCTCTTCCGTCCCTACCGAGGCCGGCTGGCGCTGGTCGGCCTGCTCGTCGGCGCCTCGTCACTGGTGTCGGTCGCCTCCCCGTTCCTGCTGCGCGAGATCCTGGACACGGCCATTCCCCAGGGGCGTACGGGACTGCTGTCCCTGCTCGCCCTCGGCATGATCCTCACCGCCGTGACGACGAGCGTCTTCGGCGTGCTGCAGACCCTGATCTCCACCACGGTCGGCCAGCGCGTCATGCACGACCTGCGCACCGCCGTCTACGCCCAGTTGCAGCGGATGCCGCTCGCCTTCTTCACCCGGACCCGCACCGGCGAGGTCCAGTCCCGCATCGCCAACGACATCGGCGGCATGCAGGCGACCGTCACCTCCACGGCCACGTCACTGGTCTCCAATCTCACCGCGGTCACAGCCACGGTCGTCGCCATGCTGGCCCTCGACTGGCGGCTCACCCTGGTCTCGCTCCTGCTGCTGCCGGTCTTCGTCTGGATCAGCCGCCGGGTCGGCCGTGAGCGCAAGAAGATCACCACCCGGCGCCAGAAGCAGATGGCCGCGATGGCGGCCACGGTGACCGAGTCGCTCTCCGTCAGCGGCATCCTGCTTGGCCGGACCATGGGTCGCTCGGACTCCCTCACCAAGGGCTTCGCCGAGGAGTCCGAGAAGCTCGTCGACCTCGAAGTGCGCTCCAGCATGGCCGGGCGGTGGCGGATGTCCACGATCGGCATCGTCATGGCCGCAATGCCCGCGGTCATCTACTGGGCGGCGGGCCTCGCCCTGCAGCCCGGCGGACCCGCCGTCTCCATCGGCACGCTCGTCGCCTTCGTCTCGCTCCAGCAGGGCCTCTTCCGGCCCGCCGTGAGCCTTCTCTCCACCGGTGTGGAGATGCAGACGTCCCTCGCGCTCTTCCAGCGGATCTTCGAGTACCTCGACCTCGAAGTGGACATCACCGAGCCCGAGAACCCGGTCCGGCTGAAGAGCATCCGCGGCGAGATCCGCTTCGAGGACGTCGATTTCAGCTACGACGAGAAGAGCGGGCCGACCCTCAGCGGCATCGATGTGATCGTCCCGGCCGGCGGCAGCCTGGCGGTCGTCGGTCCGACCGGATCCGGCAAGTCCACGCTCAGCTATCTGGTGCCCAGGCTCTACGACGTCACCGGCGGCCGGGTCACGCTCGACGGGGTCGACGTACGCGATCTCGATTTCGACACCCTGGCCAGAGCCGTGGGTGTGGTCTCCCAGGAGACCTACCTCTTCCATGCCTCGGTCGCCGACAATCTGCGCTTCGCAAAGCCGGACGCGACCGACGCCGAGATCGAGGCGGCGGCCCGTGCGGCACAGATCCACGACCACATCGCCTCACTGCCCGACGGCTACGACACCCTCGTCGGTGAACGCGGCTACCGCTTCTCCGGCGGTGAGAAGCAGCGCCTCGCCATCGCCCGCACGATCCTGCGCGACCCGCCGGTCCTGGTGCTCGACGAGGCGACGAGCGCCCTCGACACCCGTACGGAATTCGCCGTGCAGGAAGCCATCGACGCGCTCTCCGAGGGGCGCACCACCATCACCATCGCGCACCGGCTCTCCACCGTCCGTGACGCGGACCAGATCGTCGTCCTGGACCACGGCCGGACCGCCGAGCGCGGCAGCCACGAGGAGCTGCTCCAGCAGGACGGCCGCTATGCCGCGCTGGTCCGGCGGGACACCCAACTGGCTCCCGCGGCAGGCTGATCGACGAGACCGGGCGTGCCGTCGGGCCGCACACGCGGCGACGCCGCCGCTCCCGTGGGACGGGGAGCGACGGCGCCGGGCGGAGCAATGGTCAGACGAGCCAACCCACGAAGTGGACGATGCCGGCGAGCAGGTTGGTGAGGAAGTTCATTTGGTGCTTCTCCTTGTGCGTATTGCAAATCTGGGACAGCACAATCGCGGTCTGCAGCCCGTCGCTTGCGCCCTGTAATCATCCTGCGCCGCAGCGGAGTTGAGCAACTAATCCCGGAACGATCACGCGTTCCAGCGAACACCCGATCCCCTGTTCGTGTGTTCCATTCATGAACCGCGGGGCTCGTGTCGGCAGGGACCCGGTTCCGGACGGCGGGATAGCGTGCCCGCATGGTGAACGAACCCCCGGACACCCCACCCCGTCGCACTCTCCGTCCGACCTGGCGCGGCCGTCTGGTCCTGTTCATCGGAGTCGTCCTCGTCCTGGTCGTGGCAGCGGCAGTGCTCGTACCGCTGCTGACGCGAGGGCCGAAGGTCGAGCAGGCGCGCTCGCTCGTCATCCCCGAGGGATGGCGGGCCTCCCAGGTGTACGCGGCGGTCGACAAGTCCCTCGATGTCGAGCCCGGGACCACCGAGAAGGCCGCCGCCACGACGGACCTGCCGCTCCCGGCCGCGGCGAAGGGCAACCCCGAGGGCTACCTCTTCCCGGCGACGTACCCCGTCACCTCCGCCACGACCCCGCAGAGCCTGCTCCGGTACATGGCCGACACCGCGGTCGAACGATTCGGCGCGGACCACATCGCCGAGGGCGCGCAGCGCAACGGCGTATCGGTGTACCAGACGGTGACGATCGCGAGCATCGTGCAGGCCGAGGCGGACACCGTGGCCGACATGGGCAAGGTCGCCAGAGTGATCTACAACCGGCTGGACCGGGGCATGCCGCTCCAGATGGATTCCACACTCAACTACGCGCTGAACCGCAGCACTCTGCACACCACCACGGGCGATACGAAGATCGACAGTCCGTACAACAGCTACGAGCGCGAGGGGCTGCCTCCCACGCCCATCGGGAACCCGGGGGAGCAGGCGATGACGGCAACGATCGCCCCCACTCCCGGAGCATGGCTGTACTTCGTCACGGTCGCGCCGGGGGACACCCGATTCACCAGCAGCTACACGGAACAGCAGAGAAACGTGGCGGAGTTCAACCGCAATCGCCGCAGCGCATCCCCCCGCTGAGCCCCCGCAACCGTCGCAACGCGTTCGCCCGCTGAGCCCTTGCCCCGTCACACCGCGGCGGGCGTGAACACCTCGTCGGCGTCCGCCGCCGTGTCCTTCTCGTCCAGCAGCCGGCCGATCGCACGCACCGCGGCCCGTCCCGCCCGATTGGCGCCGATCGTGCTGGCGGACGGCCCGTACCCGACGAGGTGGACGCGTGCGTCCCGGACCGCCCGGGTGCCCTCGACCCGGATGCCGCCGCCCGGCTCGCGCAGCTTCAGCGGCGCGAGATGGTCGATGGCGGCCCGGAATCCGGTGGCCCAGAGGATGACGTCCGCCTCGACCGTCCGCCCGTCGTCCCAAGCCACCCCGCTCGGAGTGATCCGGTCGAACATCGGCAGCCGGTCCAGCACCCCCGTCTCACGGGCCCGCCGCACCGCGTCGGTGAGCGGCAGCCCGGTCACGGACACCACACTCTGCGGCGGCAGCCCGCGCCGCACCCGCTCCTCGACCAATGCCACCGCGGCCCGCCCCCGGTCCGCGTCGAAGGGGCCGTCCCGGAAGACCGGCGGCCGCCGCGTCACCCAGTACGTCTCGGCCGCCACCTCGGCGATCTCCATCAGATGCTGCGTCCCCGAGGCCCCGCCGCCGACCACCACCACACGCTGCCCGGCGAACTCCGCCGGACCCGGGTAGTTCGCGGTGTGCAACTGCCGCCCCAGGAAGCTCTCCTGGCCCGGATAGCGCGGCCAGAACGGCCGGTCCCAGGTGCCGGTGGCGTTGATCAGGGCACGGGCGGCGTACGTACCCTCGGAGCTCTCGACGAGCAGCCGCCCGCCGGCGCCCTCGCGTACCGCGCTCACCTCCACGGGCCGGTGGACCCGCAGGTCGAAGGTGCGCTCGTATTCGGCGAAGTACTCACCGATCACCTCGGAGGAGGGCCGGCGGTCGTCCGCTCCGGTGAGCTCCATGCCGGGCAGCGCGTGCATGCCGTGGACCTTGCCGTAGGTGAGCGAGGGCCAGCGGAACTGCCAGGCCCCACCGGGGTGCGGGGCATGGTCGAGCACGACGAAGTCGCGATCGGGCGCCAGGCCGGCGCGGCGCAGATGGTAGGCGCCGGACAGACCTGCCTGTCCGGCGCCGATCACGACGACATCGACCTCGCGTGCTGCGGCCACCCCAGAGTTGTTCACGCTTCTACCAACCCTGTCGTGGTCCAGGATCTTCCCGATCGGCCCGGCCCCGGGGCTTCCCCTGCCGGTCGACGGGCCGGTCCGCTGGCCGCCGCCCGGTCAGCGGCCCCCGGCGAGCAGCAGCGGCGCCCCGCCCGGCGCCGACGCCGGCCGGCCGTTCGCGGCAGGCACCCCGAGCAACGGCGACGCCGGTACGGTCGACAGCAGGCCGCGCGCCGCCAGCTCGGGCGTCACGCCCTCGCCGAACCAGTACGCCTCCTCCAGATGCGGGTAGCCGGATAGCACGAAGTGCTCCACACCCAGCGCGTGGTACTCCTCGATCCGGTCGGCTACCTCCGCATGACTGCCCACCAGCGCGGTTCCGGCACCGCCCCGCACCAGCCCGACGCCCGCCCACAGGTTCGGCGAGATCTCCAGCTTGTCGCGCGAGCCGCCGTGCAGCGCCAGCATCCGCTGCTGCCCGACCGACTCGCTCCGCCCCAGCGCCTGCTGGGCGGCCGCGATCGTCCCGGCATCGAGATCGCCCAGCAGCCGGTCGGCCGTCGCCCATGCCTCGCGCGAGGAGTCGCGCGAGATCGTGTGCAGCCGGATGCCGAAGCGGACCGTACGGCCCTGCTCCTCGGCCAGGCCGCGGATCCAGTCGATCTTCTCCTTCACGGCGGCCGGCGGCTCGCCCCAGGCCAGATAGACATCGGCATGGGCGGCGGCCACCGGGCCCGCCGTCGCCGACGACCCGCCGAAGAAGATGTCCGGCAGCGGGTCCGGCGGCAGCGCGGTCAGCCCGCCCTCCACCTGGTAGTGCTCACCCTCGAAGTCGAAGGGCCGCCCGCTCCACGCGCCCCGCACCACCGACAGGAACTCCGCGGTCCGCGCGTACCGCCGGTCGTGGTCCAGGTGGTCACCGAACCGCCGCTGCTCCGTCGAGTCGCCACCCGTGACGACGTTGAGCAGCAGCCGCCCCCGGGTGATCCGCTGATAGGTCGCCGCCATCTGCGCGGCGAGCACCGGTGAGATCACCCCCGGCCGGAACGCCACCAGGAACTTCAGCCGTTCGGTGTGCTGGGCCAGGGCCACCGTCGTCAGACAGGCGTCCTCGCACCAGGTCTCGGTGGGCGTCAGCACGGCCTCGAAGCCCAACTGCTCGGCTGCCTTGGCGATCTGCGCCAGGTACTCGATGTCGGGGGCGCGCACTCCGCTCACCGGAGTGATCCGGTCCCGCTTGATTCCGCCGTCGGTGTACGCGTGCCGGTCGACGAGCGTACGCCCGTCACCACCGGTGGGCAGGAACCAGTGCAGATGAACATTCATGACGAGGCCTTTCCGAAGGAGCGGGGAGCGGTGGAGGACGGAGGCAGATCGCGGTTGAAACGGGGGTCGACGTACTCCTCGAAGGAGAAGCGCCTCGGAATGAGCTTCAGATCGGCGAAGGTGTCGGCGATCGCCTGCTCGGAGGCGATCGGGGCAGGATCGAGGGCCACGGACACCCGGGTCCCGGCACTGCGCCTGACCGCGTCCAGGGCCACCTCGTACGGCAGTCCGGTCTCCTTCGCCCAGACCTTCGCCCAGGCGTCGGGATGCTTGAACACCCGGGACTGAGCCCGCTGCAGACGGAGCAGCAGATCACCGATGGCCCGGGACTTCCCGGGGTCCTTCAGCGCGGCCGGCGAGGACACCTGGAAGCTGAGACCGTTCACAACACCCTGACCCGTGGTCAGCACCCGGGACTTCGTGGTGCGCAGGACCTGCGAGGTGTACGGGTCCCAGATCGCCCAGGCGTCGACCTTGCCCCGGCTGAACGCGGCCAGCGCGTCCGCCGGCTGAAGGTACTTCGGCTTCACGTCCTCGATGCCGAGCCCCGCCTTCTTCAGCGAGGCGATCAGCTGGTAGTGGGCCGAACTGCCCTGCGCCACCGCGATCGACCGGCCCTTGAGCTGCTTCGGGGACTTCAGCGGCGAGTCCTCGGGTACGACGATGGCCTCGCCGTCGGACGATCCGTGGGCGGCGCCCACCACGACGATCCTGGAATCGGAACCCGCCGCGAAGACGGGCGGCGTGTTGCCGACGCCCCCGAGGTCCACGGCCTGGGCGTTGACCGCCTCCAGGAGCGGTGGGCCGGAGGTGAAGGTCGACCATCTGATGCGGTAGTCGAGATCGTCCAGTTCACCGGAGGCCCGCAGGATGGCTTCGTAACCACCCTTCTGGTCGCCGACGGCGAGGGTGACACCGCCCTTCCCGTCGGTGTCACCGGTGGTGGCGGCGGACGTGGCACCGCCGCAGGCGGACAGCAGCAGGGCCAGGGACAGCAGGAGGGCAGGCAGAGCGCGACTTCTCATCGGATCGTCTTTCGTCTTTCGTCCTTCGTCATGAGCGGCGGGAGCCGGGGAGACAGATGGCGAACAGCCCCCGTCTCAGGCGGCCTCGCCGGGCGCGGCGGGTGCGGCGCCGTCGACGCCCAACTCGGCCAGCAGCCGGGAGCGCAACGCCGCGAACCCGGCACCGCTCGCACTGCGCGGCCTGTCCAGACCCACGGGCGTGTCGTACGCGATCGCTCCGTCGCGCATCACCAGTGCGCGGTCGGCCAGCAGCAGCGCCTCGTCCACATCGTGGGTGACCAGCAGCACTGCGCAGCCGCGCCGCTGCCAGAGCTCGGCCACCAGTTGCTGCGCCTTGATGCGGGTCAACGCGTCCAGCGCGCCGAACGGTTCGTCGAGCAGCAGTAGATCGGGCTCACGCACCAGGGCGCGGGCCAGCGAGGCGCGCTGCGCCTCACCACCGGAGAGCGTCTTGGGCCACGCCCCGGACCGCTCCCCGAGCCCGACCTCCTCCAACGCGCGCTCGGCAACGGCCCGTTCGGGCTTTCCGGGCAGACCGAGCAGCACATTGCGCCAGACCCGCTTCCACGGCATGAGCCGTGGTGCCTGGAAGGCGACCGCCCGTCGCCTCGGCACGAGCACCGTGCCCTCGATCTCCCGGTCCAGCCCGGCGAGCACCCGCAGCAGTGTCGACTTCCCGCAGCCGCTACGACCGAGCAGCGCGGTGTACTCACCGGCGCGCAGGGTGAGGTCGAGCCCGTCGACGACGGCCCTGCCGTCGAAGGAACGGGTCAGTCCCCGCACCCGCACCGCGCTCTCGGCGGGGTCGGCCGGTGCGGCGGGGCTCACTGCCCCGTGAAGGTCGGTCGCCATTGCAGCAACAGCCTTTCGAGTGTGCGGACGATGACATCGGCGGTGAGGCCGAGGAAGGCGTAGAAGACGAGGCAGACGACGATGACGTCGGTACGGAAGAACTCCCGGGCCTGGTTCATCAGGAAGCCGATCCCGGCGTCGGCGTTGACGGACTCGCCGAAGACCAGGGCCAGCCACGCGGTGGCGAGCCAGTACCGGAGCCCGGTCATGGCCCCGGGCAGCGCGCCCGGCAGCACGACATGCCGGATCAGTCCCCACCGTCCGAGCCCCAACGACTCACCTGCCTCCACGAGTTGGGCGTCGACCCCCCGAATGCCCGCGTACACATTGAGGTACAGATGAAAGGCCACACCGAGCGCGATCAGCGCCACCTTCGGGGCCTCGCCGATGCCCAGCCAGATGATGAAGAGCGGGATCAGCCCGACCCAGGGGACGGTGCGCAGCATCTGCACACTCGCGTCCACCAGATCCTCGCCGAGCCGCGAGAGCCCGGAGACCAGCGCGAGCGCCGTTCCCACGACACCCCCGAGCCCCAGCCCCGCGGCCACCCGCTGAAGCGAGATCCCCCATTGCCGAGGGCAGCGTCCCGTCGGAGATCAGGTCCGATCCGGCACGGGCGATGGTGCCGGGCGAGGCGAGCACATCGACGTGCAGGATCCCGGTGGCACTGAGTTCCTGCCACAGTGCGAGCAGCAGCAGCGGCCCGATGGCACGCCGAAGCCAACGAGGCAGGGCCCGCAGGCGCGCACCCCGTGCGGAGGCCGGCACAACAAGTTCCAGGTCGAGCGGCCTGCGGTCGGGAGAAGCAGGAATCTTACCGGATTCTGAAGACATATCCGGTGGTGCGAGGGCATGGCTGATGGTCACGAGGGCTCCACGAGCAGTCCACGGGCAGGGGGAGGCGCACCGCGACCAGGGCAGCGCGAGCCCTCGCTGCCGTCACGGCAGCGGGGTCACGCCGGGCGGCGGACGGGGCGGGACACGCCGATGTGCGTTGCGTACGGGCAGACGCCTACGGCGAGGGGGACGGGCGGCAGGAGAGCCCGGTCACCGGCGGAGAAGGGGCTGAAGGAGCGTCAGCAGCCGCGACGACACGCGGCGGAGGCCACCCGCTGCAGGTCGATGTGACCGCGCGAAGTGAGCAGAGCTGAACGGAACATGCCGCTGAACGTAGCGACGCATCATCGAGACGGTCAATGACGTCTCGGCAGATGGACGCGCGATCCTGCCCCATGGGCGCGATGATGGGCCTATGCCCCACGCCTTCGC
Coding sequences within it:
- a CDS encoding FAD-binding and (Fe-S)-binding domain-containing protein translates to MPLLEPKPEALRPDAVRTPSVDRVPDRQAPGTPEPLRGELIALLGPEKVLWKVSDLVKYASDASPYRFLPQVVVVPQDIDDVSAILSYAHGRGREVVFRAAGTSLNGQAQGEDILVDVRHHWAGIEVLDDGARARIRPGTTVVRANAALARHGRLLGPDPASAIACTIGGVVANNASGMTAGTTRNSYRTVSSLTFVLPSGTVVDTADPAADEDLARAEPGLCEGLLALKAEIEADAELTARIRAKYEIKNTNGYRLDAFLDGSTPVQILRGLMVGSEGTFGFISEVVFDTLPLDRRISTALLFFPSLTAAAAAVPRFNEAGAIAVELMDGNTLRASVSVKGVPADWAELPKATTALLVEFRAPDEPGQEAYERAAAAVVEELDLVAPVPSVTNAFTREAKVISGYWKARKAFVSAVGGSRPSGTTLITEDFAVPPSRLAEACEALLGLQAQHGFDAAVAGHAAHGNLHFLLAFDAAKPSDVDRYAAFMEDFCRLTVERFDGSLKAEHATGRNIAPFLELEWGPKATELMWRTKQIIDPDGILAPRIVLDRDPKAHLRGLKTIPEVEAIADPCIECGFCEPTCPSHDLTTSPRQRIVLRREMLRQPDGSPVESQLLDAYGYDAVDTCAGDSTCKLACPVGIDTGAMMKDFRHRRHSPREERIAALTAKNFKAVEAAARLAVAAADRIGDRLGDGPLETITALARRAVRPDLVPEWLPEIPGAAARKLPRTSRVGASAVYYPACVNRIFGGPEGHRGPSLPQAVVAVSARAGKPVWIPDDVAGTCCATIWHSKGYDEGNAVMANRIVEAAWGWTAGGKLPLVVDASSCTLGIAHEVVPYLTDDNRELHRELTIVDSLVWAADELLPELTVLRKTGSAVLHPTCSMQHLDDVEQLRTVAEACAEEVVIPDDAGCCAFAGDRGMLHKELTASATAKEAAEVKAREYDAYLSANRMCEIGMDRATGQQYYSVLMELERATRPGAVVR
- a CDS encoding MarR family winged helix-turn-helix transcriptional regulator → MDSSDADGVLAEQLLRVTRRLQRIQSRQLEPIGITPAQFRLLRTVAHYDGPPRMADLAQRLDVVPRAVTTLVDGLEASGRVRRAPDPDSRRVVRIEITEEGLATLRSLRDARRAAAEEILAPLTADQREVLGGLLSALVNGMPERRC
- a CDS encoding ABC transporter ATP-binding protein produces the protein MKPDVINWTPPPRDESRPPAEVRRILRLFRPYRGRLALVGLLVGASSLVSVASPFLLREILDTAIPQGRTGLLSLLALGMILTAVTTSVFGVLQTLISTTVGQRVMHDLRTAVYAQLQRMPLAFFTRTRTGEVQSRIANDIGGMQATVTSTATSLVSNLTAVTATVVAMLALDWRLTLVSLLLLPVFVWISRRVGRERKKITTRRQKQMAAMAATVTESLSVSGILLGRTMGRSDSLTKGFAEESEKLVDLEVRSSMAGRWRMSTIGIVMAAMPAVIYWAAGLALQPGGPAVSIGTLVAFVSLQQGLFRPAVSLLSTGVEMQTSLALFQRIFEYLDLEVDITEPENPVRLKSIRGEIRFEDVDFSYDEKSGPTLSGIDVIVPAGGSLAVVGPTGSGKSTLSYLVPRLYDVTGGRVTLDGVDVRDLDFDTLARAVGVVSQETYLFHASVADNLRFAKPDATDAEIEAAARAAQIHDHIASLPDGYDTLVGERGYRFSGGEKQRLAIARTILRDPPVLVLDEATSALDTRTEFAVQEAIDALSEGRTTITIAHRLSTVRDADQIVVLDHGRTAERGSHEELLQQDGRYAALVRRDTQLAPAAG
- the mltG gene encoding endolytic transglycosylase MltG; protein product: MVNEPPDTPPRRTLRPTWRGRLVLFIGVVLVLVVAAAVLVPLLTRGPKVEQARSLVIPEGWRASQVYAAVDKSLDVEPGTTEKAAATTDLPLPAAAKGNPEGYLFPATYPVTSATTPQSLLRYMADTAVERFGADHIAEGAQRNGVSVYQTVTIASIVQAEADTVADMGKVARVIYNRLDRGMPLQMDSTLNYALNRSTLHTTTGDTKIDSPYNSYEREGLPPTPIGNPGEQAMTATIAPTPGAWLYFVTVAPGDTRFTSSYTEQQRNVAEFNRNRRSASPR
- a CDS encoding NAD(P)-binding domain-containing protein — its product is MNNSGVAAAREVDVVVIGAGQAGLSGAYHLRRAGLAPDRDFVVLDHAPHPGGAWQFRWPSLTYGKVHGMHALPGMELTGADDRRPSSEVIGEYFAEYERTFDLRVHRPVEVSAVREGAGGRLLVESSEGTYAARALINATGTWDRPFWPRYPGQESFLGRQLHTANYPGPAEFAGQRVVVVGGGASGTQHLMEIAEVAAETYWVTRRPPVFRDGPFDADRGRAAVALVEERVRRGLPPQSVVSVTGLPLTDAVRRARETGVLDRLPMFDRITPSGVAWDDGRTVEADVILWATGFRAAIDHLAPLKLREPGGGIRVEGTRAVRDARVHLVGYGPSASTIGANRAGRAAVRAIGRLLDEKDTAADADEVFTPAAV
- a CDS encoding LLM class flavin-dependent oxidoreductase → MNVHLHWFLPTGGDGRTLVDRHAYTDGGIKRDRITPVSGVRAPDIEYLAQIAKAAEQLGFEAVLTPTETWCEDACLTTVALAQHTERLKFLVAFRPGVISPVLAAQMAATYQRITRGRLLLNVVTGGDSTEQRRFGDHLDHDRRYARTAEFLSVVRGAWSGRPFDFEGEHYQVEGGLTALPPDPLPDIFFGGSSATAGPVAAAHADVYLAWGEPPAAVKEKIDWIRGLAEEQGRTVRFGIRLHTISRDSSREAWATADRLLGDLDAGTIAAAQQALGRSESVGQQRMLALHGGSRDKLEISPNLWAGVGLVRGGAGTALVGSHAEVADRIEEYHALGVEHFVLSGYPHLEEAYWFGEGVTPELAARGLLSTVPASPLLGVPAANGRPASAPGGAPLLLAGGR
- a CDS encoding ABC transporter substrate-binding protein produces the protein MRSRALPALLLSLALLLSACGGATSAATTGDTDGKGGVTLAVGDQKGGYEAILRASGELDDLDYRIRWSTFTSGPPLLEAVNAQAVDLGGVGNTPPVFAAGSDSRIVVVGAAHGSSDGEAIVVPEDSPLKSPKQLKGRSIAVAQGSSAHYQLIASLKKAGLGIEDVKPKYLQPADALAAFSRGKVDAWAIWDPYTSQVLRTTKSRVLTTGQGVVNGLSFQVSSPAALKDPGKSRAIGDLLLRLQRAQSRVFKHPDAWAKVWAKETGLPYEVALDAVRRSAGTRVSVALDPAPIASEQAIADTFADLKLIPRRFSFEEYVDPRFNRDLPPSSTAPRSFGKASS
- a CDS encoding ABC transporter ATP-binding protein; translation: MATDLHGAVSPAAPADPAESAVRVRGLTRSFDGRAVVDGLDLTLRAGEYTALLGRSGCGKSTLLRVLAGLDREIEGTVLVPRRRAVAFQAPRLMPWKRVWRNVLLGLPGKPERAVAERALEEVGLGERSGAWPKTLSGGEAQRASLARALVREPDLLLLDEPFGALDALTRIKAQQLVAELWQRRGCAVLLVTHDVDEALLLADRALVMRDGAIAYDTPVGLDRPRSASGAGFAALRSRLLAELGVDGAAPAAPGEAA
- a CDS encoding putative leader peptide yields the protein MFRSALLTSRGHIDLQRVASAACRRGC